Within the Dermacentor silvarum isolate Dsil-2018 chromosome 8, BIME_Dsil_1.4, whole genome shotgun sequence genome, the region gcccaaagtgttcgtcggcctcctaagaaagtatgttctgtgcagcgatgcgatttcgacacccgtacggcttatcttttccggcatcgcttttcgcgctgaaaactcggaacgcccatgaagtcgaatggcggggcatttgaatatacagctctaatggcaggcctccgaaaacaaatttcgcgcctatgagaacaaaatgacatcacttctgtttttgacggatatgacgtcaaattattttttcttccgccggaagtgttccctcctcacacagatggcgctaagccccatgaaccgccggtaagcaaccatgttttgaacgtatgggcttctatggaagcttcgctaccaggtatatctaccttggtcagcgcgcgcgactgcacgacgtgggaacaagcagacgaaacggaagcgCATCTCTCTTGCTGtggtgcgaagtaaaacaaaaacacgcagacgttcggtttgtatgttttattatttctctaaactttaatttgtTTACAGAACGAACAGATtgaacaaataactgatgttgccttggataattctcgaagtcacgtgtcactacgagcgacgtcacagcattgcgatctacgtaggcgcacttgtgtGATATACGTCGACTCTCCGactgggagcgcggcgcccgcgaccAGAAGGGAAAACGGCCGTTTAGTTTGAAATTTAACTTCTTTCCGCGGTGCGTAGcggtgtaatacttagcagacacgatcgttagcgcgcgtTTCATGCTCTGCATAAGACTCCATAAAGACTGAAATCGCTCTGGAGACGGGACTTAGACTGGACTTAAGAGCTTTGTGCAAGTGGCCcctggtgaggggtcctttaaGCATTTCAATCTTCCCCGCTCTGACCCGAATTCTCAGGCAATTGACGATGCTGCTCGACTCGCGAAATGCGGAGCAAAGGCACGCATTTTCGCGTAGGTCTTTCCCTGTTGCCAAACGACCTCCGTACCAAACTGACTCATTGTACTGGCGTGCACTAGCAACGCTTGCAGTCtcaagggcaaaaaaaaaaaagctgctgtaAACTTTTTTTACCTTTGCTTTCCGTATTCTTGGCCGCGAAGAGCAGCTACTacactggtgaattatttttccGGATGGAATTTTCCTGCGTACTATCCGCATACATGCATAATGGAGGCTGCAATATTAGAAGGGTTTTCGACCTCTAAACTCCTGCACTTTCAATGCCATGCACTGTCTATGAATGTGCACCTCGGTATACTCGAAACAATTCCACGCACAGCATGCAACTAGTCATATAAGATTCCATATCTACACACCATACGTACGCAGCTTCAGATCTAGTGTTGCAAAACCAGTCCAAGCTGCTTTCTGGTCTTCGATTTGTTGCCCAACTGACACACATTTACAATTTGCAGTGTATACACTTTAACTGCCCCATCCCAGCATTTTTTTTCCATCCTACAAGGCAACAGGAATACGTTTATTAGCAGTAAACAGTATAGCTTAATTTGTGAGGTGGGCTATCGGCACCGCTCTCatttctcagcgttgctggaggagggtctCTTGCTTTTTTAGGATACGATACAAATACTTTTTTATTACGATACAAATGATGTTTCATTTGTATCGTAATAGCCTACAGTTTGATTTTGCACAGTGTAGTACATATAAACATTCATTGTTAAACCAATAAACATTATAAGTACACTGCAACGTTGCTTGCCTACTAGCTGACTCGGCTTTCTGGTGTGCCAGTGCAATTGCATAATGTGGTAGCCATAAATATAGCGCAAGTAGGTCATAGTTTAGTAATGATGTATACGCATCATTACTAGGGTACTGGATGCATGCTTTAAGGACCtatttttttatggcgcaacgaaacactcaccctcggtagtgtttacacctgcagcggttacctTATAAAGCGCAGTGGATATCTTGTAAGCTGAATTTTTCGAGCTCATCTTCTAAAAAAGCAAGagaccctcctccagcaacgctgagaaatgagagcgatgccgatagcccaccTCACAAATTGTGAACGGCGCCCATCGTACTGCTTTCACAGGAGtcagtgcaactgtggttaaccacctgcattttgattttttttcaaccactttgaaaataaaaagctggcaCAATAAGTTTGCGTTATCGTACAGGCCTTTATTATATTTGTACCGCGGTTTTCCCCAAGTACACACCTAcgccatggctggctggcccccgtcgtcgcCATTCaatcgatagacgagccaagccaactcattgaaaacgaaggcgaaggcagcgccacttttctgctcGCTACAAACGAAGGCCTATCTGCACATTGTGAGTTAGAAAAGCTTATAACGGAAAAAAGTGTACTGGATTTTAATACTTATAAAAATACCAGGAACTGCGTACACTAATAGagggtcacgtggtagacctcttatgcATCTTCAAGTTTTTGCCGCTTGGGGCACCAAAGATCATTTTTGGCGAcatttagtgaagaattaaaaatataaactCACGTTtgatgagaaaaacatggctcgtTTCAACCAGTACGATAGgcaatctttccatcagcggAGTATCTCGATTCATGTTCTGAGTGGTTGTCTGTCTCTTTAAAGTTGGCGATTCAGCTGCCTGCCGTTTTAAAAGTGAAGCATGCATATATTTTTAACTATCGTATCTCCATTATTAAAGGCGATGGATAAAAAtgacaagaaaagaaaataatgacATAGACACATTTTTTCACCAGTGGCACAATTCTATTCTTTATTGGGCAGCTGGCATCGCCCTCAACTCTTCCGGAGAGCCTAAAGCAAGATGGCACTATTCTCAAGCGTTCAGCCAGGTACTTGCTTCTTTTACACCATTTTTGTCAGAATTTAGCACTGTGTGTTTCCACTTCCTGATAATTTACTAGCCTATACTCAGTACAATTTTCTCGCTATATCTGTACTTTCATTTAAAACCTTCTATGCCCTGCCTCACAAAAGGCCCTTGCCTTTCACAAAACGCCCCTCACTTGTATTACAATGAAGGTAAAGAAAGGAGAATCAAATTATCTTGATGAGCTTGACTTTttgttagcaaaaaaaaaaacatatgaagtcaacagacaatgaagcccaAGAATAAATAGGATAAAATTGACGGTTTCTTAATTCAAATTTACAATAGCAaggaaaatggaaatgaaagtgcagtAAAAGGCAGCTTGCTGTTGGGAGCTGGACCAGCAACATCTGCATGATGTCTACAATGCTCTAGCAGTTGAACTATGGTGGGGGCAATTCGCCCATTCACTCTCTTGGGTACTAAGagagtgaagagagagagagagagtacaccATGGCTAGCCTGTGTGTACTAAGGCTAGCCATGGGAGGGCTAACCGGTACCGCTCATGGTCATGGATGTGGAACATCTTCAGCCGTGACAATACGTAATTTAGAGAATATTAGGAAGGTATCAAGACTTTCAGAGTCGAGTCTCGCTATACAGTAAGCAAGAATAATTGGGAGGCCCAATCGAAGGGCTTCATTTTTTTTGCAActacccctcccccctttttAGTAATAATTCCAACAGCACCCCTCACCATTATCATGGCAAGAACATGGCGGCCGCCTACAGCCGCGGGAAATTCTGGTCTGTATAAGGGCACTGCTcctgataaaaaaaaactaatcgtAATGATTGTACAGAATATACTACATAATTTCCTAACTTTTGTTTTATAAAAGGGTCCTTTTTGTTTTATTGTCACAATAGGAAGACCAAGTTTTGATTCAGTTGTGCAACGTTCTCACGGGCTAGGCATTCAGGGCCACAGCTAGAGCCATGAACAACTGGGCAGTAATTGCTTGTCATCCCAGGTCGCAGAGTACTGACCAAAAAAGTGCATTGCCCCATTTTGAGTTGCTCGAAGCATGTTTCCTCGATAACAGGTGTCCACCACTGTGAACACAGCCATTGTCAACATCAGTGTCAGCAATGGGAATTTTATATTCAGCGTGAACCCTCTTAGCTGCAATACCCGATTGTGCACACCGCTCCATAGCCACAGTGCATGTGATAACAGCCCAGTCGACAAGTGTTGCACAAGACATCCATCGCCTAAACGAGAGGTATGTCCTGCGTTCAGATCAACTAGAAGTCCAACTGTACTTGTTTAACCCTCTTTGTGCGATATATGTAGTACGAGTGTAAATGAAACACAAAAGGCAATTTTCTGTTTTCGCGGGAATAAACGAAGACGTGCGTGTGTTTCTGACGTCACCACGTGTATGCTTGGATTGACGTGAAAGTAGAAATATCCACTATCCACTGCCTCCTTCAGTCGAGTCTCATGGAGCACCACTACTCGATTGCACCATTGACGAACAACACGCTGTAGCGCGTATTCTGTCTTTGCGGGCAGTCAAAAAGGTGGACACCCACCGTCGACTGTTAGCACTTCCCCATCCTCTGTACACCCCTGATGTGGCGCCTTCGGATTACCACATATACCCTTTGAAAGAAACGCGGCATGGTTGTCGCTTCTAGTCAGATGACGAGGCCCAGCAAGGGATGCGAATGTGGTTTCGTGAGAAACCACCTTCAGAAATGGGATACAAAAGCTAATTGCACGATATCAAAATTGAATTTTGGTGCAGGGGGCATATCTGCAGAAGTGATGTGGAGTTCTGGAGTTCTTGTTTTCGTGTGGAAATAGAGATGTTACGGGACAATcgtctttacttttttttatttaccctCGTATATATACATTAGTCCAGGAGAAGGAGgcggaatgaacgtttattgtgcgaaacagcgagaaagtgttctttcttcgccctaggtgggcggctctctcagtcctgaaagccgttggctaattcCGCGGCCCAAGCCCGGTCCACCAGCCTTCGCTGATCATCCAGGCTCTGTGCCATTAACATttcctcccacgtttcttcggtggcttgtagcGGTTATGagggaatatttttttttgttcgacaAGTTTCAATACCTTGCTGCACTAAACACATAAAAAGACTGCATGAATACATTTTGCTGAGTTATCAGTGACAGCTTCATTCATTTACAGGTCCATGCAGTCGTCTATGCCTAACCCTGTAGTGGCACCTTAATATCTAGCGAGGAGGCAGTTAGAGACTAGATCCTGTCAGGAGGCAGAACATTCTGAAGTCTAAAGCTGAGCCGACATGTGTGCCAGCCGACTGTGCCTGACAGGTAGCTTGTAATAAATGTGGCCATAATTGATTCGCTGTGAACATCCACGTCAGGGAAGAGCACATTGCTTGCTATATTATTGCTGCGTTTCTAAATCGAAGAGAAAGTGTGCGCTTCATTATCACTCTACCTTAAGGACATGAGCTATACCGAAGTAATGAAACGTCTCTATGTCGGACCAACTAATGTTCGCACTTTCGTTTGCACCGTCTCCAGTTCGTGTGACACCGGCCTAATTTTGGCTCGTACACTTAAATCAGAGTTCGTACCACCTTTAGTGGCCGTTTTGTAGCGACATTATACTTTAATGTTTCCCTGTAATGCAATATTTCGCAAGTACAGCACACAGCTAGCCAcaactttaatttttttttgcatgccatATGCGCATGGTGTACCATTCTACAATGCTAAGTCAGTGGCCTGTAAACGTGAATCAACTGCAGCTCATCTAAGCACCCTCCAAAATGTGCCAGCAGGATATGGTTCTATATAGCTAGCAAATGTTATACATTACTCTTTCGGAGAGCTGTCACTGTTTGTCACTGTGCGACATCGCAGATTTCATGACCTGCTCAAAGATTCAAGCACTTCCTTTTCACGAGACAACTGCAAGAGTTGCCAGGTTTAATGCTATGTAAAAAATTCGGTTTCTTCGGTGATCAGCAATTAGCAAGCCTTGGCTGATTGTTCCCACCTTAGTTTCTTGCAATCAATTAGCGGGAAATATGGTACGCTACAGTGCGGCGCCGTATCCAAAAGGAGGGAAGCACACTGGGGACAACAACAGGAGCATTTGAATGTGTTCCAGTTCTTTATATTTTACTCGTTATTTTTTGGCATATGAAGCTGCTTCATTTAGTATAAACAAAATGCCTGTCTGTCGCATGAGAAGTGATCAATGAATCTAGCCTACACTGACTGATAAAATGAGTATGCCACCCTCTTTTGTACCGAGTGATCAAACTCTTTTCTGCGACTGGGAGCAAGGTGGGTAGAGTCATTGCAGTCTTGCAGTTCTGTCTTCTAGATCTTGTCAAGATCTCTGGGGGACAAATTTGTCTTCCACTTATCATAACCTCACGATAACAATGTCAAAGTGTGTTCTGGCTGTTGGCACATATGCTCAAACTTGCAAGGGTCACACAACAGGACATAGGGACCGATAATGTCTCCCTTTTGTACTTTTCAGTATACAAGGCATTCTTCAAGGCAGGAGTATGCAAGAGACTTGAAGTACATGAACTCATCCAGCCATGCCTATCGTCGATCTGAGTACAGCCTTTCCGATTGTCGTTCGTCGCACAGGAGCCATCGGAAGCACCGGCGGCACCATTGAGCAGTATTAGTGATCAGAAGACTCGGTTGGGTATTGTTCAGCGAAGCGGGTCTCTTTGCACTTGTGCATCTACAAGTACAGCCATTGCACTTACTTCCTCCACTATAGTCATGCACTCACACCATTAAGCGCTGTAATTCAGCGATGCGGATCTTTCAGTCAAGGAGGACATGCGACATTCGTTCTGGGCCTTGTCAATGGGCCATCCTTTTAAGTAAGGTTTGTTCCAATGCAAAAAAGGTTCACCCCACCACACACGAAAAGATGCAGGTTGTGGTGCGCCAGACTGCACCCACTTGCTGCGAGGTTCAAGGCTGCATTGTATCGTTGCGGTACCTTACCTTGCACCCAGCGCTATCGACAA harbors:
- the LOC119462672 gene encoding uncharacterized protein LOC119462672 isoform X2 — its product is MREGSWSEANRKMPGTVVRYEKVKQEPVPLDTEIRHPAGIALNSSGEPKARWHYSQAFSQYTRHSSRQEYARDLKYMNSSSHAYRRSEYSLSDCRSSHRSHRKHRRHH
- the LOC119462672 gene encoding uncharacterized protein LOC119462672 isoform X1, translated to MREGSWSEANRKMPGTVVRYEKVKQEPVPLDTEIRHPAGIALNSSGEPKARWHYSQAFSQVSTTVNTAIVNISVSNGNFIFSVNPLSCNTRLCTPLHSHSACDNSPVDKCCTRHPSPKREYTRHSSRQEYARDLKYMNSSSHAYRRSEYSLSDCRSSHRSHRKHRRHH